In the Diachasmimorpha longicaudata isolate KC_UGA_2023 chromosome 1, iyDiaLong2, whole genome shotgun sequence genome, one interval contains:
- the LOC135166373 gene encoding protein fem-1 homolog A, with product MNHLFDEIIKDCTYAVPGARLSYAVRNKLEKHKKSVRRDIVSRIKDDCAPLFIACKRGHVEIVEYLITVCDADIEQRGLYEVPDDRSIHCVTPLWCAVVAGKLPVIKCLLAHGAEVNAVSDTGSTPVRSACFMTYLDIVEYLVQNGADILRANYNGGTCLINSVQSVELCTYLLRHGADVNARDIQNKTALHYAIQEHRFETTKLFLEHNADPHLKSRYNDDALQTACLKGAIQIFDYLVENVTYSQERLANAYELMGSTFFDEHGDIATALVYWRKAMGIRMENMEEGMVLEKKPVMPIRESFRNAVEFSTMDELNAIAFDLDAIRIQSLLICERILGENHKDTLYRLMYRGASYADALRYQNCIDMWRRALEIRVERDSILYTDTCFTAQALVRIMVDLNEVTTDRIRDKDEPRFCDVVAVFKLLTSQLCEAREILEKRPVYKRHQDSYDRILKCVTHLIYLLVETARTKEQKVEIHQLVRELVRRNPRSASTGDSLLHLCVSSLNYITSSYFTSDEKMVVFPHTEVVKLLLDCGAHVNARNESRSIPLHIASNAYNFLNPVIKLLLDYGAHLDTPNRAGDTPAKLISSNPHNSINLVNYMSLRCYAAQAIFKYGIRCTELPLTLHQFLEYHRPLPNNS from the exons ATGAATCACCTTTTCGACGAGATAATCAAGGACTGCACCTATGCAGTACCAGGGGCACGTCTGTCCTACGCCGTTCGCAATAAATTAGAGAAACACAAGAAATCGGTACGGCGAGACATCGTAAGCCGCATAAAAGATGACTGTGCACCACTCTTCATCGCTTGCAAACGAGGCCACGTAGAAATTGTTGAATACTTGATAACAGTATGTGACGCTGATATTGAACAACGTGGCCTTTATGAGGTGCCTGATGATAGATCAATTCATTGTGTAACACCACTTTGGTGTGCAGTTGTAGCTGGAAAATTGCCTGTGATAAAGTGTCTGCTGGCTCATGGGGCTGAAGTTAATGCAGTCTCTGACACTGGCTCTACACCAGTAAGATCAGCATGCTTCATGACATATCTGGATATTGTTGAATATCTTGTACAGAATGGAGCTGATATACTTCGTGCTAATTATAATGGGGGTACGTGCTTGATAAATTCAGTACAAAGTGTCGAATTGTGTACATATTTATTGAGACACGGTGCTGATGTCAATGCAAGGGACATCCAAAATAAGACTGCTTTACATTATGCAATTCAGGAGCATAGATTTGAAACTACTAAACTATTTTTAGAGCACAATGCAGATCCACATTTAAAGTCTAG GTACAATGACGATGCGCTACAGACGGCATGTCTCAAAGGAGCAATACAGATCTTCGATTATCTAGTCGAGAATGTTACGTACTCACAGGAGAGACTGGCAAACGCCTACGAATTGATGGGCTCAACGTTTTTTGATGAACATGGCGATATTGCAACGGCACTAGTCTACTGGAGAAAAGCCATGGGAATCAGAATGGAGAACATGGAGGAGGGAATGGTCCTGGAGAAGAAGCCTGTTATGCCGATAAGAGAGAGCTTTAGGAATGCCGTGGAATTCTCAACTATGGACGAGCTCAATGCCATTGCTTTCGATTTAGATGCTATCAGAATACAGAGTTTGTTGATTTGTGAGAGAATACTCGGGGAAAATCATAAAGACACACTTTACAGGCTCATGTACAGAGGTGCTAGTTATGCTGATGCATTGAGGTATCAGAACTGCATCGACATGTGGAGGAGAGCCCTGGAAATTAGGGTGGAAAGAGACTCT attttataCACAGATACATGTTTTACTGCTCAAGCTCTTGTTAGAATAATGGTTGATTTAAATGAAGTGACAACGGATCGAATTCGAGATAAGGATGAGCCAAGATTCTGTGATGTCGTTGCTGTATTTAAATTGCTTACAAGCCAGCTATGCGAGGCTAGGGAAATACTCGAG AAGCGTCCAGTGTATAAACGCCATCAGGACAGTTACGATCGTATTTTGAAGTGCGTGACGCACTTGATTTACCTTCTGGTGGAGACAGCTAGGACAAAAGAACAGAAAGTTGAGATTCATCAACTTGTGCGTGAGTTAGTCAGAAGAAATCCAAGATCAGCATCAACAGGGGATAGTTTGCTACATCTTTGCGTGTCTAGTTTGAATTACATTACTTCTAGTTACTTCACTTCTGACGAAAAAATG GTAGTTTTTCCTCACACCGAAGTTGTTAAATTACTACTCGATTGTGGGGCCCACGTGAATGCCAGAAATGAATCTCGTTCAATTCCACTGCACATTGCAAGCAACGCCTACAACTTCCTCAATCCA gTCATCAAATTACTACTTGATTATGGGGCCCACCTGGACACTCCCAACCGGGCGGGTGACACACCAGCAAAACTCATATCTTCAAACCCTCACAACAGCATAAATCTCGTCAACTACATGAGTCTGCGGTGCTACGCTGCTCAAGCCATCTTTAAATATGGGATCCGATGTACTGAACTACCACTAACGCTGCATCAATTCCTGGAATATCATCGACCTCTCCCTAATAATTCATAA